The DNA region GAAGACCCGGAGGCTCCGATTCAAATTGCCAGTATTCAAACGATGGAAAAGCGTTCCTGGTGGCGGAACTGGAAAGCGGATGTGGTGTTTTTTGATGAAGGCCATACGACCGTCTTCAGTCAAATCGGCCAGGAGATAATTTACCGCACTCACGCTCAAGCCATCCATTTAGCGATGACGGCGACTCCCTATCGTCTGGGACGAGAGCAGTTAGGCGATCATATGCAAACCTTTGTCGCTTCCCCTGTTCCGGCAGAACTGCAACGATTGGGCTACCTGGCCCCGATGGAATACTACGGGGTGCCGGTAGACTCCCAGATTCAGTTAAACGGCGTGCGAACGGTGGCCGGAGATTTTGATGAGCGGGATTTGAAAAATGCCTGCGATCGCCCTGAACTGGTACAGCGGATTGTCGAAGAATGGCATCGGCTGACTCCCGGCAAACGAACGATCGCCTTCTGCGTCGATATTGAGCACGCTCGTCACGTTGCCGAAGCCTTCACGGCCTCCGGAGTGTCAGCCGCTGTGGTGGATGGCGGCACCCCGATTAAAGAGCGGCAACGGCTCTATCGTCAGTTAGGGGCAGGGGAACTGTTGGTGCTCACCTCCTGCAATGTGATCAGCATTGGCTTTGATGAACCGAGTGTGGAAGTGGGATTGCTATTGCGTCCTACCCAATCTCGCGCTCTGCACTTCCAGCAAATTGGTCGCTTGATGAGAATTTCTCCTGCCACTGGGAAAACCTGCGGCATTGTGTTAGATCAGGCTAACAACCTGCATCGCCTCGGCTTTCCCGAAGATGTGAAAGAGTATCGTCTGCCC from Leptodesmis sichuanensis A121 includes:
- a CDS encoding DEAD/DEAH box helicase encodes the protein MQAERPQSPLPPPALRPYQNQLIKDLYIKLGQGYRRVAIIAGTGAGKTIIGGKICADTATRGLRLMFLVHLDVLVSQTYQKMQAFGLRCGFIKAGWREDPEAPIQIASIQTMEKRSWWRNWKADVVFFDEGHTTVFSQIGQEIIYRTHAQAIHLAMTATPYRLGREQLGDHMQTFVASPVPAELQRLGYLAPMEYYGVPVDSQIQLNGVRTVAGDFDERDLKNACDRPELVQRIVEEWHRLTPGKRTIAFCVDIEHARHVAEAFTASGVSAAVVDGGTPIKERQRLYRQLGAGELLVLTSCNVISIGFDEPSVEVGLLLRPTQSRALHFQQIGRLMRISPATGKTCGIVLDQANNLHRLGFPEDVKEYRLPNSQEPGEHPASPTKQCPNCNRLMWGFVMTCPGCGYVWETELQIITDTLVEVHSEELLRQRELRKMYSFFREQRQKNFREGASPNWTKRVFFERFNCSPDPSWCLGAIFGDAPTLENKYAYRDYLFRIAKHQGKSIVWVIEEFQQEFGPGSWKEIFLKPEP